From the genome of Tenericutes bacterium MZ-XQ:
TCCACCAAGCTAACTGCAATCTAGAAACACCATAATAAAAAATCATTGCCTGTACAATCATCGGTGTTCCTCTAAAAATTGTGACATAGAAATTCGTCATGTAATGCCCCATTTTGACTAGGACTTTTTTAGGTAAATGATCTCTCTTCTTATCGATTTCAGCAGTTCTGATAACCGTCAAAAAGAGGGATAATATAAATCCCCCTACGGTTCCTACTACCGATAATAATAAGGTTATAATAATACCTCTTATAAAAAACGATCCATATGTATCAACCAAATACCAAACCGTCTCAAAAAAGGCATCTCTAGCAGGAAGTGTTTGATAAATCATGATTGTGGTTGTCTACCTAATGCAGCTTCCATATAAGCATTTCTAGTATCTGTAGAAATCATTGCTAAAACATCATTGATTAATCCTAAAAGTGTTACATCCTCTTGTCTTAAAGCAATCGAGACAACAACATCTTCATCACTGACTTCAAATCCTTGCCCTTCTACAAAGCTAACAATACTGAATTGATCAGGATTTGATTGCACAACACCTTGAGCAACTGGAAGTTCCGCAACAAATGCGTCAGCAGCGTTATTTAATAAAGCAGTTGTTAAGGTTGGATAGTCGTTTAATGCCTCTAAATGGTTAACTCCATCGATTTGCCCAATTAAATCATCTTGTAGTGTTCCAAGTTGAGCAACAACTCTAGCACCACTAAAATCATCTAGTGATGTCGCATTGGCATAATTTCCATCGCGGTTCACTACCATCACTTGTTCACTTCTATAATATTCATCAGTAAACGCAACTGTTTCAGATCTTTCTGGAGTTGGAGACATACCAGCGATAATCAAATCAATCTCTCCTGCTAATAACGCTGGAATAAGTCCATCCCATTCAATTGCTTTTATAACAAGTTCTAAACCTAGCTCATCAGCAATCGCCTGAGCCATCACAACATCAAAACCATCAGCATACATCCCTGATTGACCACTAATTTCAACAGTGAAATCATTTGTTTCAGGCGTCGCCCAGTTAAAAGGCGCATAAGCTGCTTCTAACCCCACAACAATCTGTGTTTCTTCTTCCACATCAAACTCATTTGATGTCCCACATGCTGCTAAACTAAATGTAACAGCCAAAATCAATACGAATGCAAAAATTCTTTTCATTCTCTTTTCCTCTTTTCTTTGTTTTTTTTACAAAAAAAAGCACCCAAGAGGACACTTCAACATAAAATAGATATTTTATTAGCGCCTCTACTTATAGTAGGAGTGTCATAAGTATTTCTTATAACCCCACAAACATCTTATGCCTAAGATATTCATTCGGCGATGGCTGCCTTTCCTTTGTTTCATAGTCTGCCGACTCCACAAAGTACTCTTCTACATCGCTACCTCTAAATGCTCTTAAATTGTATGGGACTATTGTAACATAGATGAAAAAGATGTCAACATTAAAAACTTCGTAAAACGTTTTCATCCATTAAATAAGAAGAGGGAACTCAAATGAGTTCCCTTTTACTACCTAGATAAATTTTAAAATTATAATTTAACTACGTTAGCAGCTTGTGGGCCACGATCGCCGTCTTTAACTTCAAATTCGACTTGGTCGCCTTCAGCTAGTGATTTGTAACCTTCAGTTTGAATTGCTGAAAAGTGTACAAAAATGTCTTTGTTGTCTTCTGAAGAGATAAATCCATATCCTTTGTCAGAATCAAACCATTTTACAGTGCCTTTCATTTACGATACTCCTTTTTTAAATCTAACAACTTAATGTCTATCTCCATTATACACGAATAAATGTATAATACAAGTCATTCGAATAAATATCAAAATAAATATTATTTTATTTACACGTCAATGTCATGCATATGTTCTTCTTCATATAAACTTTGGATAAATTTGATTGCTTCTATGTAGCTATCAATCTTTTTACCCATAAATCTTGCATGGCAAACATCTTTAATATAATCTATTTTTCTAAATGGTTCTCTTTTCTCAATATCTGATAAATGAACCTCAACTTTAATGATATCGATACACTCTAATGCATCTCTAATTGCTATCGAAGTGTGCGTGTAAGCACCAGGATTGATGATGAGCGCATCATATCCATCTTCTTCAGCTTGGTGGATGACATCAATGATTTCGCCTTCATAACTTGTTTGAAAAAACGAGAATTCTATATCTTCGAAATAATCAGCTATTTCTTGATATAGTTCATCTAAAGTAAAGGTGCCATAATGTTTTTCATTTCTTTTACCTAACATATTTAAATTGGGTCCATGAATCACTAAAATATTCATTATTTTACCTCTTTTTTATCTAAATAGTTTAATATCACTTTAACTGTTTGATCCACATCATAATTGTTATTGATGATGACATCAGCAAAATCTTGATACTTTAAAAATCTTTCATCAAAGAGTTGTTCTAGAGTTGTTTTTTGAAGCAACGGTCTTTGATAATCGTTTTTTAGTCGTTTTTTAATCACATCTAAATCAGTGTCTAAATAAATTTTTAGTCCTTGCATGTGTTCTTTATTTTCTTTTCTTGTCACAATACCACCACCACAAGATATCACTGCTTGGTCACATTCTATAGATTTAATGGCTTCTGTTTCTAACTGTCTAAATTTTTCTTCTCCATACTTATCAAATATCTCTTCGATAAACATGAGTGCATCTTTTTCAATCATACCATCTAAATCAATATATGTATAATTTAAGGCTTCTGCTAGATGTCTAGCAACTGTTGTTTTGCCAGATCCAGGCATACCTATGATATATATATTCATCTCATCCCTCTATTCGTTTAAAAAATCTTTAATGGTCTTATATGCATCATCTAATAAGCTTTCTGATAAAGCATCAAGCATATATGCATGCATTTGGTTTTTAAACCATGTCTTTTGTTTTTTGGCTAAAGCTTTACTTTTTTTAATGATTTCAGTTTTCATCTCTTCATATGACAATAGTTGGTCCAAATATTGATCGATTTCTCTATAGCCAATCGCATTAATTTTTATACCATCATCTTTTAAAGCTTTGACTTCATCAATGAAGCCATCTTCTAACTGTTTTTCTAACCTCATATGAAGTCTTTCCTCTAAAACCTTACGGTCTAAATCTAGATACAATATGCATAAATCATATAATGGTTGATCCTTATTTTGCTTATGTGATCTTAGTTGTCCTTGATGCGCCAAAGCTAAAGCTCTTAACAATCTTCTTCGATTATGTGGATCGATTTCAATGTTCGGATCTAACTCAATTATTTTATGAT
Proteins encoded in this window:
- a CDS encoding tRNA (adenosine(37)-N6)-dimethylallyltransferase MiaA, coding for MKKVIVIVGPTASGKTKLSVDLAKKIGAEIINGDSVQIYKKLDIGSAKIKEDEKQGIKHHLFDVCEPKDTYTVYQFQKDVRSLIENIKHPMIVGGTGLYIKAALYDYEFESEEKKIDVETIYEHDSNETLYHKIIELDPNIEIDPHNRRRLLRALALAHQGQLRSHKQNKDQPLYDLCILYLDLDRKVLEERLHMRLEKQLEDGFIDEVKALKDDGIKINAIGYREIDQYLDQLLSYEEMKTEIIKKSKALAKKQKTWFKNQMHAYMLDALSESLLDDAYKTIKDFLNE
- a CDS encoding cold-shock protein; translated protein: MKGTVKWFDSDKGYGFISSEDNKDIFVHFSAIQTEGYKSLAEGDQVEFEVKDGDRGPQAANVVKL
- a CDS encoding 3-dehydroquinate dehydratase is translated as MNILVIHGPNLNMLGKRNEKHYGTFTLDELYQEIADYFEDIEFSFFQTSYEGEIIDVIHQAEEDGYDALIINPGAYTHTSIAIRDALECIDIIKVEVHLSDIEKREPFRKIDYIKDVCHARFMGKKIDSYIEAIKFIQSLYEEEHMHDIDV